In a genomic window of Allomeiothermus silvanus DSM 9946:
- a CDS encoding helix-turn-helix domain-containing protein — MNAHLRNTLIALLALAYLATLVMSAGHLTKWFDLSLGELPRFFSIGLAVGLELLAFTLSLASTLEPRLRWSLAGGLFFLLLVWLGNLLAMARVANAPGWEVFAQSLFALGPLVAGKAIGELLRLERPGRPPSADLSTSGQRVHVQTHVHTTTVHQALQVTDRMSSSTQPGKPDERVEQLLAVLSGQPLGPSALARRTGLPKTTVYRLTARLLEAGLIAQTPGGYVRTEVERGR; from the coding sequence ATGAACGCGCATCTGCGAAACACACTGATTGCGTTGCTGGCGCTCGCCTACCTGGCGACCCTGGTGATGTCGGCCGGCCACCTGACCAAGTGGTTTGACCTCAGCTTGGGCGAGCTGCCCCGGTTTTTCTCTATTGGCCTGGCGGTGGGCCTGGAGCTGCTGGCCTTTACCCTTAGCCTGGCCAGCACCCTCGAGCCCCGCCTGCGCTGGAGCCTGGCTGGTGGTCTGTTCTTCTTATTGCTGGTCTGGCTGGGCAACCTGCTGGCAATGGCCCGCGTGGCCAACGCCCCCGGCTGGGAGGTGTTCGCCCAGAGCCTGTTTGCCCTGGGGCCGCTGGTCGCGGGTAAAGCCATTGGAGAGCTGCTACGGCTGGAGCGGCCCGGACGGCCACCGTCCGCCGACCTTTCAACAAGCGGACAGAGGGTCCACGTCCAGACCCACGTTCACACCACTACGGTCCACCAGGCGCTCCAGGTCACGGACCGGATGAGTTCATCAACCCAGCCCGGAAAACCGGACGAACGGGTGGAACAACTGCTGGCCGTTCTATCCGGCCAGCCCCTGGGACCTTCCGCCCTGGCCCGGCGGACCGGACTACCCAAGACCACGGTCTACCGGCTGACCGCCCGACTGCTCGAGGCCGGACTGATTGCGCAGACCCCGGGCGGATACGTCCGCACAGAGGTGGAGCGTGGCCGGTAA
- a CDS encoding IS256 family transposase codes for MGKRTKVAASPIGEHLEARSSSPTWETLRDWLRGKIRELMQGLLEEEVTEFLGRARYERRAAVDACGYRNGYGKPRKLTTSMGTIEVRRPRVRGVEERFESRILPLFARRTREVSELLPELYLHGLAEGDFDLALRGLLGEEAALSARTVARLKERWQAEWEAWRTQRLDDRAVVYLWVDGVYVKAGLERERAALLVAIAALSDGRKVVVAVVPGYRESVESWSEVLRDLRERGMNAPRLVIGDGHLGIWGALRNVWPEADEQRCWNHKVLNVLEQLPRHQQAVAKPMLGAIAYAPTRAEAERKGKEFEAWCHRHGYGKAAQTLGRDWERMVTFYRYPKEHWRHLRTTNVIESPFAALRLRTDAAKRFKKVERATAVIWKMLMVAQKRFRRLNAPELLAKVHAGVRYEDGIEVTQEEVAA; via the coding sequence ATGGGGAAGCGTACCAAAGTGGCTGCTTCGCCGATAGGCGAACACCTTGAGGCCCGTTCGTCATCTCCCACCTGGGAGACGTTGCGGGATTGGCTGAGGGGGAAGATCCGGGAGTTGATGCAGGGGCTGCTGGAGGAGGAAGTGACGGAATTTCTGGGCCGTGCCCGGTATGAGAGGCGGGCGGCCGTCGATGCGTGCGGTTACCGCAACGGCTACGGCAAGCCGCGGAAGCTGACGACCTCCATGGGCACCATCGAGGTGCGGCGGCCCCGGGTCCGGGGGGTGGAGGAGCGGTTCGAGAGCCGGATTCTCCCCCTGTTCGCCCGGCGCACGAGGGAGGTCTCGGAGCTGTTGCCCGAGCTGTACCTGCACGGGCTGGCCGAGGGCGACTTCGACCTGGCCCTGCGGGGGCTGCTCGGAGAGGAGGCGGCGCTTTCGGCCCGGACGGTAGCCCGCCTGAAGGAGCGGTGGCAGGCGGAGTGGGAGGCCTGGCGCACGCAGCGGCTGGACGACCGGGCGGTGGTCTACCTGTGGGTGGACGGGGTGTACGTGAAGGCGGGCTTGGAGCGCGAGCGGGCGGCGCTCTTGGTGGCCATCGCCGCCTTGTCGGATGGCCGCAAGGTGGTGGTGGCGGTCGTACCCGGGTACCGGGAGTCGGTGGAGAGCTGGTCGGAAGTGCTGCGGGACCTGCGGGAGCGGGGGATGAACGCGCCGCGGCTGGTGATCGGGGACGGGCACCTGGGGATCTGGGGGGCACTGCGCAACGTGTGGCCGGAGGCCGACGAGCAGCGGTGCTGGAACCACAAGGTGCTCAATGTGCTGGAGCAGTTGCCGCGCCACCAGCAGGCCGTGGCCAAGCCCATGCTGGGGGCCATCGCCTACGCGCCGACCCGGGCGGAGGCGGAACGGAAGGGCAAGGAGTTCGAGGCCTGGTGTCACCGGCACGGCTACGGCAAGGCGGCGCAGACGCTGGGGCGGGACTGGGAGCGGATGGTGACCTTCTACCGGTACCCCAAGGAGCACTGGCGCCACCTGCGGACCACGAACGTGATCGAATCGCCCTTCGCCGCACTGCGGCTGCGGACGGATGCGGCCAAGCGGTTCAAGAAGGTGGAACGGGCCACGGCAGTGATCTGGAAGATGCTGATGGTGGCCCAAAAGAGGTTCCGGCGGTTGAATGCCCCGGAGTTGCTGGCCAAGGTCCACGCCGGGGTGCGCTACGAGGACGGCATCGAGGTCACCCAGGAGGAGGTCGCTGCCTGA
- a CDS encoding DDE-type integrase/transposase/recombinase, translating to MFTEVIAEIRPDGGSGKGGLYFDVDTLIPVFGHPVNPLPKTEAPAPVSAAPLVAVAPPLEPYAPRPLTPMPDLRQANPEGLAWATRVDTLARELVAVPRGGRLQRLQAFAKQEGVTLKTVYQWLAKLKRNGVLGPVRLKRADAGKSLIPPETESVLMSLWLHHPNFSAGRIRRLLELGAPELLTYRHGSRCRTLSERGIRDVRRRMEADPRMRVALMDEDQRREFLRTWAGRVVAEHANDLWEVDFTRCDTFVFDPQEYWRTGKLTPYRLRIHAALDVASGCVPAMVHSRLESQQPTSRMFALAMLPKPEVNDWHLRWPIWGRPRRVYSDNGKVYLSETTLRGLSALQIEHVRSRAWVSHTRGAIERFFETFHRGFERALPGYAGEDASRRSSWELERLTRNTLRWLEAGAPADQDPGPDRLLSEAEYMQQALLWLTMDYHKQALPGGKSREELWRQSVPQSSLVQFSLIDLFKIFSTATERTVAGNGTIRYNNMTLALEDGSLMAYQGQRVVVLEIENPLTGEPAYSLQLPRPDGTLAELGWAVEVDGPALSERARAHRQATRAQARALLREAEDLRARYLDPTWRQDTILSRSAQVPLERISLPAPGPKVVLDQGDTPQAQQRRQQLELERQAQDDPLLQSILTLMNPTAPLSDGAEEKERRQL from the coding sequence GTGTTCACTGAGGTGATCGCTGAGATTCGGCCTGACGGGGGCAGTGGGAAGGGCGGGCTTTACTTCGATGTAGATACCCTCATTCCGGTCTTTGGTCACCCGGTCAATCCTCTCCCCAAAACTGAAGCCCCGGCTCCTGTGAGTGCAGCCCCGCTGGTTGCTGTGGCTCCGCCGCTCGAGCCTTACGCTCCCCGTCCCCTCACCCCCATGCCCGACCTGCGCCAGGCCAACCCCGAGGGGCTGGCCTGGGCCACCCGTGTGGACACCCTGGCCCGCGAGCTGGTCGCGGTGCCGCGTGGAGGGCGGCTTCAGCGGCTCCAGGCTTTCGCCAAGCAGGAGGGGGTCACGCTTAAAACGGTGTACCAATGGCTTGCCAAGCTGAAGCGGAACGGCGTGCTGGGCCCGGTCAGGCTCAAACGGGCTGATGCCGGGAAGAGCCTGATCCCTCCGGAGACGGAGAGCGTACTGATGAGCCTCTGGCTCCATCACCCCAACTTCTCCGCCGGGCGCATCCGCCGCCTGCTGGAACTCGGGGCGCCCGAACTCCTGACCTACCGCCACGGTAGCAGGTGCCGCACCCTATCCGAGCGTGGTATCCGCGACGTGCGCCGCCGCATGGAGGCCGACCCGCGGATGCGGGTGGCGCTGATGGATGAAGACCAGCGCCGGGAGTTTTTGCGCACCTGGGCTGGGCGGGTCGTTGCTGAGCATGCAAACGATTTGTGGGAGGTGGACTTCACCCGCTGTGACACCTTCGTCTTCGACCCGCAGGAGTACTGGCGCACCGGCAAGCTCACCCCCTATCGCCTGCGCATCCACGCCGCCCTCGACGTGGCCAGCGGGTGCGTGCCGGCGATGGTCCACTCGCGGCTGGAGAGCCAGCAGCCCACCAGCCGCATGTTTGCCCTGGCTATGCTGCCCAAGCCCGAGGTCAACGACTGGCACCTGCGCTGGCCGATCTGGGGCCGGCCACGCCGGGTTTACAGCGACAACGGCAAGGTGTATCTGTCGGAGACTACACTGCGGGGGCTGAGTGCCCTGCAGATCGAGCACGTGCGCTCGCGGGCCTGGGTCAGCCACACCCGTGGGGCGATTGAGCGGTTTTTCGAGACCTTCCACCGGGGCTTCGAGCGGGCACTGCCCGGCTACGCCGGGGAAGACGCCAGCCGCCGCAGCAGTTGGGAGCTGGAGCGGTTAACGCGGAACACACTTCGCTGGCTCGAAGCCGGAGCCCCCGCCGACCAGGACCCGGGCCCCGACCGGCTGCTGAGCGAGGCCGAGTATATGCAGCAGGCCCTACTCTGGCTGACGATGGACTATCACAAACAGGCCCTTCCCGGTGGCAAGTCCCGGGAGGAGCTGTGGCGGCAGAGCGTGCCCCAGAGCAGCCTTGTGCAATTCAGCTTGATCGATTTATTCAAGATCTTCAGCACGGCCACCGAGCGCACGGTGGCCGGGAACGGGACGATCCGCTACAACAACATGACCCTGGCCCTCGAGGACGGCTCCCTGATGGCGTACCAAGGCCAGCGCGTGGTGGTGCTCGAGATCGAAAACCCGCTAACCGGAGAGCCGGCATACTCGCTGCAGCTCCCGCGCCCCGACGGCACTCTGGCCGAGCTGGGGTGGGCGGTAGAGGTGGACGGTCCCGCGCTGTCGGAGCGTGCCCGCGCCCACCGCCAGGCCACCCGGGCGCAAGCCCGGGCGCTGTTGCGGGAGGCCGAGGACCTCAGGGCACGCTACCTGGATCCCACCTGGCGGCAGGACACCATCCTCAGCCGCTCGGCCCAGGTGCCCCTCGAGCGCATCTCGCTCCCTGCCCCAGGCCCTAAGGTGGTGCTGGACCAGGGCGATACCCCGCAGGCCCAGCAGCGGCGCCAGCAGCTCGAGCTAGAGCGGCAGGCCCAAGACGACCCGCTGCTGCAGAGCATTCTCACCCTCATGAATCCAACAGCACCGTTGTCGGACGGTGCTGAGGAGAAAGAAAGGAGACAACTGTGA
- a CDS encoding helix-turn-helix domain-containing protein, with protein MRTAEPTPFAREVHYLMRRQGLKPAEVARRAGLAPSYLSEILSGTKGKRPSGRVIVALARALGVEGECLLDPRRYQHVAHERE; from the coding sequence ATGCGAACAGCCGAACCTACACCGTTTGCCAGGGAGGTTCACTACCTGATGCGTCGGCAAGGACTCAAACCTGCCGAGGTAGCTCGCAGAGCTGGGCTGGCCCCCTCTTACCTGTCGGAGATCCTTAGCGGGACGAAAGGCAAACGCCCGTCAGGTCGGGTCATTGTCGCTCTGGCTCGGGCGTTGGGAGTTGAAGGGGAGTGCCTCCTGGATCCCCGGCGCTATCAGCACGTTGCTCACGAAAGGGAATAG
- a CDS encoding DUF935 domain-containing protein — MWLTEQIAKLLGRKPPVAPLPHPVSGRVISGTSRGLEPEGLAAILRQAEQGDLTRQMELFEEIEEKDAYLASLLQTRKQAVLALDYAVLPADDSPAARQISDEVSALLQHINLQDLLLDLLDAIAKGLSVITMRWEYDRDSRRQLPTEFTWIHPRDLLYDPQTGELRLRTQDGPQSIPYGAALVHHYKAKSGAPSRAGLLRSLAWLYLFKNYSIKDWITFLEQYGQPLVLGKYDPTASKDELNALKEAVAAIGPEGRGVISKATEIEFKESQRYGTADAYSRFIELMEREMAVAITGSPLSSFDGSGGSNAMALTLDKISQRLTRSDAKAVYSTLRRDLVVPFCHYNFDRADLAPRLEPILREPEDLKVAAETIKTLVDAGAPIPLRYIHDRFQIPVPQADEPVLAPSRAGVTGRGVRLASGDARGARGFINGQLYVDGLDEVARAEAAPILNDLIERIAAMANRHHSYSDLREALVREYPSLAKPVLAELIEGSLVLAELAGRAAVDEDI; from the coding sequence ATGTGGCTGACAGAGCAAATTGCTAAACTGCTGGGCCGCAAACCCCCTGTTGCGCCGCTGCCACACCCTGTCAGCGGGCGCGTCATCAGCGGGACTTCGCGGGGCCTGGAGCCGGAGGGCCTGGCTGCTATCCTGCGGCAGGCCGAACAGGGCGATCTGACCCGGCAGATGGAACTTTTTGAGGAGATCGAGGAGAAAGATGCGTATTTGGCGAGCCTTTTGCAAACGCGCAAGCAGGCGGTGCTGGCCCTGGACTACGCGGTGCTACCCGCCGACGATTCGCCGGCGGCGAGGCAAATCTCGGACGAGGTGAGCGCGCTATTGCAGCATATCAACTTGCAGGACCTGCTGCTGGATCTGCTGGACGCGATTGCTAAAGGTCTGAGCGTGATTACCATGCGCTGGGAGTACGATCGGGACAGCCGGCGCCAGCTGCCCACCGAATTCACCTGGATTCATCCGCGAGACCTGCTCTATGATCCGCAAACCGGCGAACTGCGTCTGCGCACCCAGGATGGCCCGCAGAGCATTCCCTACGGCGCGGCCCTGGTGCATCACTACAAGGCCAAGTCGGGCGCGCCGTCCCGCGCCGGGCTGCTGCGCAGCCTGGCCTGGCTGTACCTGTTCAAGAACTACAGCATCAAGGACTGGATTACCTTCCTGGAACAATACGGCCAGCCCCTGGTGCTGGGCAAGTACGATCCCACCGCCAGTAAGGACGAGCTCAACGCCCTCAAAGAGGCGGTGGCGGCCATCGGGCCGGAGGGCCGCGGGGTCATCTCCAAAGCCACCGAGATCGAATTCAAGGAATCGCAACGCTACGGCACTGCCGACGCTTACAGCCGCTTCATCGAGCTAATGGAGCGGGAGATGGCGGTAGCCATCACCGGCTCTCCGCTCTCGAGCTTCGATGGCAGCGGCGGCTCCAATGCGATGGCGCTTACCCTGGATAAGATCTCCCAGCGGCTGACGCGTTCGGATGCCAAAGCGGTCTACAGCACCTTGCGCCGCGACCTGGTGGTGCCCTTCTGCCATTACAACTTTGACCGGGCCGACCTGGCCCCCCGCCTCGAGCCCATCCTGCGTGAGCCGGAGGACCTGAAGGTGGCTGCCGAGACCATCAAAACCCTGGTGGATGCTGGCGCGCCCATACCGTTGCGCTACATCCACGACCGCTTTCAGATCCCGGTGCCGCAAGCAGACGAGCCGGTTCTGGCCCCCTCCAGGGCGGGGGTGACCGGGCGGGGCGTCAGGCTGGCATCGGGGGATGCCCGCGGGGCGCGGGGATTTATCAACGGGCAGCTGTACGTGGACGGGCTGGACGAGGTGGCCCGGGCCGAGGCGGCGCCGATTCTGAATGACCTCATCGAGCGCATCGCAGCTATGGCAAACCGGCACCACAGCTATTCGGATTTGCGGGAGGCGCTGGTACGGGAGTACCCCAGCCTGGCCAAGCCGGTGCTGGCCGAGCTGATCGAGGGCAGCCTGGTGCTGGCCGAGCTGGCCGGGCGCGCTGCAGTAGACGAGGACATCTGA
- a CDS encoding AAA family ATPase — translation MTGNSISQDFGDPMIEAIQAAMGGAVFDVAQLEQPGLIPTRTVTSIWSKLAFAVANEVRFALVHGPAGVGKTESVMEFARNPAAALAKLRQTGTQVAWNQNVETIYLQCLPQMDNYQMLIELARVLKASRTINNRYLIHVVRDALALQRRMVVLDEAQRLNLHGLDTAKYLADTTGTTFVLITMDEYVPKIRQWRDIESRIGVVAQVGPVTLEELQRIYEPQGWRRDALQETHMVTGGIMRDVVRLIRLLERAIELNGKTPGDVLPLYVRAAASQLHMTGGRR, via the coding sequence GTGACAGGAAACAGTATATCACAGGACTTCGGCGACCCCATGATCGAGGCGATCCAAGCGGCGATGGGCGGGGCGGTTTTCGACGTGGCCCAGCTTGAGCAGCCGGGGTTGATCCCCACCCGCACCGTGACCAGCATCTGGAGCAAGCTGGCCTTCGCGGTGGCCAACGAGGTGCGCTTCGCCCTGGTGCACGGACCGGCGGGGGTAGGCAAGACCGAGAGCGTGATGGAGTTCGCCCGCAATCCTGCTGCGGCATTGGCCAAGCTGCGGCAGACTGGAACCCAGGTGGCCTGGAACCAGAATGTCGAGACGATTTACCTGCAGTGCTTACCCCAGATGGACAACTACCAGATGCTCATTGAGCTAGCCCGTGTGCTGAAGGCGTCGCGGACAATCAACAACCGCTACCTGATCCACGTGGTGCGGGACGCGCTGGCCCTGCAGCGGCGGATGGTGGTGCTTGACGAGGCCCAGCGCCTGAACCTGCATGGCCTCGATACTGCGAAGTACCTGGCCGATACTACCGGCACCACCTTTGTCCTGATCACGATGGATGAGTACGTGCCCAAGATTCGGCAATGGCGCGACATCGAAAGCCGGATCGGGGTGGTGGCGCAGGTAGGCCCGGTGACCCTAGAGGAGTTGCAGCGCATCTACGAGCCCCAGGGCTGGCGCAGGGACGCCCTGCAGGAGACCCACATGGTTACCGGCGGCATTATGCGTGATGTGGTGAGGCTGATTCGACTGCTGGAGCGGGCGATTGAGCTCAACGGCAAAACCCCTGGCGATGTGCTGCCGCTGTACGTGCGGGCTGCTGCCAGCCAGCTTCACATGACAGGGGGGCGGCGGTGA
- a CDS encoding phage protein Gp27 family protein, with amino-acid sequence MSSLFYPREPRCKICNSPIRDEIDQMLLGNQLTEHGERWCLEAIVEWARERGLNTSMAALSRHKNNHLNPAVQAALETERMVEAISAATGRKLSVARAYANAVLAKTLRILDDLEWDRLDTDQKLRAVTHGLRAGEVLSRLERADVRQEVATKVEKTLSEAGISQDLLQKVREIYGLA; translated from the coding sequence ATGTCCAGTTTGTTCTACCCCCGCGAGCCCCGGTGCAAAATTTGCAACAGTCCGATTCGCGATGAGATTGACCAGATGCTGCTGGGCAATCAACTGACCGAGCATGGCGAGCGCTGGTGCCTGGAGGCGATTGTGGAGTGGGCTCGGGAGAGAGGGTTGAACACCAGCATGGCGGCCCTTTCGCGGCATAAGAACAACCACCTCAATCCGGCCGTTCAGGCCGCCCTGGAGACCGAGCGGATGGTGGAGGCCATCAGCGCGGCCACCGGCCGTAAGCTCAGCGTGGCCAGGGCCTATGCCAACGCGGTGCTCGCCAAGACCCTGCGGATTCTCGACGACCTGGAGTGGGACAGGCTGGACACCGACCAGAAGTTACGCGCTGTAACACACGGCCTGCGGGCCGGCGAGGTTTTGTCCAGACTGGAGCGAGCCGACGTGCGGCAGGAGGTGGCGACCAAGGTCGAGAAAACTCTGTCGGAAGCTGGCATCAGCCAGGATCTGCTGCAAAAGGTGCGGGAGATTTATGGACTGGCCTAA
- a CDS encoding terminase large subunit domain-containing protein, whose amino-acid sequence MDWPNTGLLLPYQRAWIEDQSRFKIGLWSRQVGKSFAASLEAVLDCVAHPRSLWVFLSRGERQSKELAEKAQRHLEAIQVVAEMYDEPFDAESTQTVIRLPNGSRIISLPANPDTARGYSGNVLLDEFALHKDSREIWGALYPTITRSKRYRLRVLSTPKGQQGKFYEIWQPEPGGDLWSRHRVDIYDAVQQGLEVDPEELRKGLKDPVLWQQEYLLEFVDEASAWLPYELITSCESSQARTDGALEGDLYLGMDIGRHRDLSVIWVAERVGDVLWTRRVIWLERTPFATQREVLYSLLPQVRRACIDASGLGMQLAEEAQSRFGSRVEPVMFTRAVKEDLAVTLRRKFEDRLIRIPPDDRIRESLHAVRRITTSAGHIRFDADRDDAGHADEFWAAALMAHAAASPSGPITFERVGWGRMSQKGAW is encoded by the coding sequence ATGGACTGGCCTAATACTGGCTTGTTGCTGCCGTATCAACGGGCCTGGATCGAGGACCAGAGCCGCTTCAAAATCGGGCTGTGGTCGCGGCAGGTTGGTAAGAGCTTTGCAGCCTCCCTGGAGGCCGTGCTGGACTGTGTGGCGCACCCGCGCAGCCTGTGGGTTTTTCTCTCGCGGGGGGAACGCCAGAGTAAAGAGCTGGCCGAGAAGGCCCAGAGGCACCTGGAGGCCATCCAGGTGGTGGCTGAGATGTACGACGAGCCCTTCGACGCCGAGTCCACCCAGACGGTGATCCGGCTGCCCAACGGTTCTCGCATCATCAGCCTACCAGCTAACCCAGACACCGCCAGGGGCTACTCAGGCAACGTGCTTTTGGATGAATTTGCCCTGCACAAGGACTCCCGCGAGATCTGGGGAGCCCTCTACCCCACCATCACCCGCTCCAAACGGTACCGGCTGCGGGTGCTCTCCACTCCCAAGGGCCAGCAAGGCAAATTTTACGAGATCTGGCAGCCCGAGCCCGGCGGAGATCTGTGGAGCCGCCACCGGGTGGACATCTACGACGCGGTGCAGCAGGGCCTGGAGGTGGATCCGGAGGAACTGCGCAAGGGCCTCAAGGACCCGGTTCTGTGGCAGCAGGAGTACCTACTCGAGTTCGTGGACGAGGCCTCTGCCTGGCTGCCCTACGAACTAATTACAAGCTGCGAGAGCTCGCAGGCCCGTACCGATGGAGCACTGGAAGGAGATCTGTACCTGGGCATGGACATCGGCCGCCACCGCGACCTCAGCGTGATCTGGGTGGCTGAACGCGTGGGGGACGTGCTCTGGACACGCCGGGTGATCTGGCTCGAGCGCACCCCCTTTGCCACCCAGCGAGAGGTTTTATACAGCCTCTTGCCACAGGTGCGCCGAGCCTGCATCGACGCCTCCGGCCTGGGCATGCAGCTGGCCGAGGAGGCGCAAAGCCGCTTTGGCAGCAGGGTGGAGCCGGTGATGTTTACCCGCGCGGTCAAAGAGGATCTGGCCGTTACGCTGCGACGGAAATTTGAGGATCGCCTGATCCGCATACCCCCCGACGACCGCATCCGTGAGAGCCTGCACGCCGTGCGACGCATCACCACCAGCGCAGGCCACATCCGCTTCGATGCCGATCGCGATGATGCAGGCCACGCCGACGAGTTCTGGGCCGCAGCTTTGATGGCCCACGCGGCGGCCAGCCCCAGCGGGCCCATCACCTTCGAGCGGGTCGGCTGGGGCCGTATGAGCCAAAAAGGAGCCTGGTAA
- a CDS encoding LexA family protein, with the protein MGENKNKGGRPRLYPELNGPFNDWIDQAIREQGLRSYNEFADKHGIGRSTLSNLRRGRQSPTGSWMKTDLKTLERLALALGRPLTDLIERYYESENKHELIRPKVPLVGWVGAGPGQLTEENGIYVEPELARGRNLVAFRVFGDSGCAGRFPICHGDIILVDQSFNGRPNWPVVAQLKDGSYICKLLKVERTGSYLVSANPLASNGPTAIPIEEVDRIIGPVVEARRRLPRDLEPQFGKEHLKNTP; encoded by the coding sequence GTGGGAGAGAACAAAAATAAAGGGGGACGGCCGAGGCTCTACCCAGAACTTAATGGACCCTTCAATGATTGGATCGACCAGGCGATCCGGGAGCAGGGGCTTCGCTCCTACAACGAGTTTGCCGACAAGCATGGCATCGGCCGGAGCACCCTATCCAACCTGCGCCGGGGCCGGCAGAGCCCCACGGGCAGTTGGATGAAGACAGATTTAAAAACTCTGGAGCGCCTCGCGCTGGCCTTGGGTCGCCCCCTTACCGATCTGATCGAGCGGTACTACGAAAGCGAAAACAAGCACGAGCTGATTCGCCCTAAGGTGCCGTTAGTGGGATGGGTGGGAGCAGGCCCCGGCCAGCTCACCGAGGAAAACGGGATCTACGTCGAGCCTGAACTAGCCCGGGGCCGCAACCTCGTGGCTTTCCGGGTGTTCGGCGACAGTGGGTGCGCGGGCCGCTTTCCCATCTGCCACGGTGACATCATCCTGGTCGATCAGAGTTTCAACGGCCGCCCCAACTGGCCGGTGGTTGCCCAACTCAAAGACGGCTCGTACATCTGCAAACTGCTCAAGGTTGAGCGCACTGGGAGCTATCTGGTCTCTGCTAATCCCCTAGCCTCTAACGGCCCTACCGCCATTCCGATTGAAGAGGTAGACCGGATCATCGGGCCGGTGGTCGAGGCGCGGAGGCGACTGCCGAGAGACTTAGAACCCCAATTCGGAAAAGAACACCTGAAAAATACACCCTAG
- a CDS encoding nitroreductase family protein produces MSPLSRSITRKTTNGPFLDKPVSREHQHLLMEAASRAPSHFNSQPWRFVLIEDKAKRERIAELGGSSMERLIAEGKFFERYRPYFRFSEQEMQERRDGILIDQLPGPLRPFTRQITSPGALGLLRALGVPKVLGEDNRKLIAGSPLLLAALLDKTEYRPGELSGFYSILGLGMAIENIWLTTVELGMGIQFVSTPMEIPEAWEEIKRILEVPDELELMAVYRLGYVPPEKPRPRIDWRSDHRKRISQYVFRDSCRTPERDD; encoded by the coding sequence ATTTCACCATTATCTCGTAGCATTACACGCAAGACCACCAACGGCCCCTTCCTGGATAAGCCGGTCTCGAGGGAGCACCAGCACCTCTTGATGGAAGCCGCCTCGCGCGCACCCAGCCACTTCAACTCGCAGCCGTGGCGTTTCGTCCTGATCGAGGACAAAGCCAAGCGCGAGCGCATCGCCGAGCTGGGCGGGAGCAGTATGGAGCGCCTGATCGCGGAGGGGAAGTTCTTCGAGCGCTACCGACCCTACTTCCGTTTCTCTGAACAAGAGATGCAGGAGCGGCGCGACGGCATCCTCATCGATCAGTTGCCCGGGCCGTTGCGCCCGTTCACCCGGCAGATCACGAGCCCTGGCGCGTTGGGTTTGCTGCGCGCCCTGGGCGTACCTAAGGTGCTGGGCGAGGATAACCGCAAGCTAATAGCAGGCTCTCCGTTGCTTTTGGCGGCCCTTTTGGATAAAACCGAGTACCGCCCTGGGGAGCTTTCTGGCTTCTACAGCATCCTGGGGCTGGGCATGGCCATAGAGAACATCTGGCTCACTACCGTCGAGCTTGGAATGGGCATCCAGTTCGTAAGCACCCCCATGGAAATCCCCGAGGCTTGGGAGGAGATAAAACGCATCCTCGAGGTGCCTGACGAACTCGAGCTGATGGCCGTATACCGTCTGGGGTACGTCCCCCCGGAGAAACCCCGGCCCCGCATCGACTGGAGATCGGATCACCGCAAGCGCATTTCGCAGTACGTGTTCCGCGACTCTTGCCGGACCCCCGAGCGCGATGATTGA